One Engraulis encrasicolus isolate BLACKSEA-1 chromosome 5, IST_EnEncr_1.0, whole genome shotgun sequence DNA segment encodes these proteins:
- the gnb3a gene encoding guanine nucleotide-binding protein G(I)/G(S)/G(T) subunit beta-3a: protein MGEIDQLRKEAESLKDQITAVRKTFADTTLEETVSGTVPVNRVQLKTRKTLRGHLAKIYAMHWCMDTKLCVSASQDGKLIVWDTITTNKVSAIPLKSSWVMTCAYAPSGNLVACGGLDNMCSIYNLKGKDGNVKVMRELASHTGYLSCCRFVSDSEIITSSGDCTCILWDIETGTEKTTFAGHLGDCMSLGMAPDFKTFISGACDYTAKHWDIRDGNCTHTFSGHESDVNAIGFFPNGNAILTGSDDATCRLYDLRSDQELITYQDSSIMCGVTSLAPSLSGRIILAGYDDFNVNIWDSLKAERVGTLAGHDNRVSCNGVSSDGMAFCTGSWDSFLKIWN, encoded by the exons ATGGGAGAAATTGATCAGCTGCGGAAGGAGGCAGAGAGCCTGAAGGATCAGATAACC GCCGTCCGTAAAACATTCGCCGACACCACGCTAGAAGAGACCGTGTCCGGGACAGTTCCAGTGAACCGTGTGCAGCTCAAGACCAGGAAGACGCTCAGAGGGCACTTAGCCAAGATCTACGCCATGCACTGGTGCATGGATACCAA GCTGTGTGTTAGCGCATCACAGGATGGCAAACTGATAGTTTGGGACACCATAACCACCAACAAG GTCAGTGCCATCCCCCTCAAGTCATCATGGGTAATGACGTGTGCGTACGCTCCATCTGGGAACTTGGTGGCATGTGGCGGCCTGGACAACATGTGCTCCATCTACAACCTCAAGGGCAAGGACGGCAATGTCAAGGTCATGCGCGAGTTAGCATCACACACAG GCTACCTCTCCTGCTGTCGTTTCGTAAGTGACAGTGAGATCATCACCAGCTCTGGCGACTGCACATG CATCTTGTGGGACATAGAGACAGGAACGGAGAAGACCACCTTTGCAGGCCACCTGGGAGACTGCATGTCTCTCGGCATGGCTCCAGACTTCAAGACCTTCATCTCAGGGGCCTGCGACTACACAGCCAAACACTGGGACATTCGAGATGGAAACTGTACCCACACCTTCAGTGGACATGAGAGTGACGTCAATGCCATTGGG TTCTTCCCCAATGGTAACGCCATCCTCACTGGTTCGGATGACGCCACCTGTAGGCTGTACGACCTGAGGTCTGACCAGGAGCTGATCACCTACCAGGACTCCAGCATCATGTGCGGCGTCACCTCTCTAGCGCCATCTCTGTCTGGGAGGATCATCCTCGCCGGCTATGACGACTTCAACGTCAACATCTGGGACTCGCTGAAGGCGGAGAGAGTCG GTACGCTGGCAGGCCACGACAACAGGGTGAGCTGCAATGGAGTGTCATCCGATGGAATGGCCTTCTGCACAGGATCCTGGGACAGCTTCCTGAAGATATGGAACTGA
- the cdca3 gene encoding cell division cycle-associated protein 3: protein MGSSESKVATVSTPKPDPQLRIKNQRLAELADPRSPTTGIDRTPIQTGAVSKAPAEPTASAVSTDPRSPTHGISRTPLKDSMSVTVSSFARRLGMLFMNESTVEEDPGLPRVTFTKRVDLPVEEVGSTEPLLTPHPSMDRCGNDVTTVADVYTPSQGYGSLVGSPFVLIGEETEVRAELSLEEAEDALVVEDSCPLKRELSLSLLTCHNGVHPSQICDAEEENDGHHHVPTLSEIAVGEQQDHVDHAYALPEVRVEPATPLSPPPIVEEIAVLETTAEPEVAVEETVPEMEIPVVETVAELEIPSIAATLVEETLAELEIPMIAAALVEEEPAPKSEAPVIETVPEVEASPEAEVFEESSSPPPQPELTRESEAIPEPPSTLKTSEVATLPLPADAVQPQPQAQAAAAPTGIRCPTFDTKSPSQVVFKPQWLGVGFGATGIKPRSMQGRGKGSSSSPLASKKSSENTNAKGLSVSMKQKHKGKTLGGEGRSPLQLLRETNSPRENASQMKLKISTPDRQRIGQLDRRALIQSMNKENQR from the exons ATGGGATCCAGCGAGAGCAAGGTGGCAACGGTGTCAACACCTAAGCCAGACCCACAGCTTCGCATTAAAAACCAACGTTTGGCCGAGCTTGCTGACCCCCGCTCACCAACAACAGGCATTGACCGAACCCCAATTCAG ACTGGTGCAGTTTCCAAAGCTCCGGCGGAACCTACTGCATCTGCAGTGAGCACGGACCCCCGTTCACCAACACATGGCATCTCACGCACTCCGCTGAAGGATAGCATGAGCG TGACGGTCAGTTCCTTTGCTCGTCGCCTGGGCATGCTTTTTATGAACGAATCCACCGTGGAGGAAGATCCCGGTCTTCCTCGTGTCACATTCACTAAACGTGTCGACCTGCCTGTGGAAGAAGTGGGCAGCACGGAGCCGCTTCTCACCCCTCACCCATCCATGGACCGCTGCGGGAATGATGTCACCACTGTTGCCGACGTGTACACCCCCTCTCAGGGCTACGGCTCTCTGGTCGGCAGCCCGTTTGTGTTGATCGGGGAGGAGACGGAGGTGCGTGCCGAACTCTCCCTAGAGGAGGCGGAGGATGCGTTGGTGGTCGAGGACTCCTGTCCTCTGAAGAGGGAGCTCAGCCTGAGCCTGCTCACCTGCCACAATGGCGTACACCCGTCCCAGATATGTGACGCGGAGGAAGAGAATGATGGCCACCATCATGTCCCGACTCTTAGTGAGATTGCAGTTGGTGAGCAGCAGGACCATGTGGATCATGCCTACGCCCTCCCGGAGGTCCGTGTTGAGCCCGCCACGCCGCTCTCCCCACCCCCAATAGTAGAGGAGATTGCAGTATTGGAGACGACCGCGGAGCCGGAGGTCGCTGTGGAAGAAACCGTCCCAGAGATGGAGATCCCGGTGGTCGAGACCGTTGCCGAGTTGGAGATCCCCTCGATTGCGGCCACCCTAGTGGAGGAAACCCTTGCAGAGTTGGAGATCCCCATGATCGCAGCCGCCCTAGTGGAAGAAGAGCCCGCCCCCAAATCTGAGGCCCCTGTGATCGAGACCGTCCCTGAGGTTGAGGCTTCTCCAGAGGCAGAGGTCTTTGAAGAGTCATCGTCACCACCACCTCAGCCAGAGCTCACCAGGGAATCGGAGGCCATTCCAGAGCCACCCAGCACCCTGAAGACTAGCGAGGTGGCCACTCTACCTCTCCCAGCTGATGCAGTCCAGCCACAGCCACAAGCTCAGGCAGCTGCTGCTCCCACTGGCATCCGGTGCCCCACCTTTGACACCAAGAGCCCGAGCCAGGTGGTGTTCAAGCCCCAGTGGCTGGGCGTTGGCTTTGGAGCAACGGGCATTAAGCCCAGAAGTATGCAAGGGCGTGGTAAAGGCAGCTCCTCATCACCGCTCGCTTCAAAGAAATCGTCCGAGAACACAAACGCGAAGGGCTTGAGCGTGAGCATGAAGCAGAAGCACAAAG GTAAAACGCTTGGCGGCGAGGGACGTTCTCCCCTGCAGCTTCTCCGGGAGACCAATTCCCCTCGTGAGAATGCCTCGCAG ATGAAGCTGAAGATCTCCACCCCAGACAGACAGCGAATTGGGCAGCTGGACAGACGAGCTCTCATCCAGTCGATGAACAAGGAGAATCAGCGATAG